GCACTTCATCAAACAGACTGCGACCGGCATCACGCAACAACCGCCGCAGCGAAAAGGGCGTGTCTGCCTCGGCGCCACTAAGCAGTTGCTCCGTACGCTCGGACAGCAGTTCGTTAAAGGGCGCGGCAATCAGGTTGCCCACCAGGGTGAAGCTGAAAAACACCAGCACCAGTGTCACCAGGGCCGCCAAAAGCGTCACCAGCCAATCCAGCACCTGCCACCACCAGCCTTCGTGCCCGCTGAGATAGCGTGCCGTCAGCTCATCGAACAAGCCGGCCCCGAAATAAAACACCAGGGCAAAGGTCAGCACATTGATGACAAAGGGTGTTGCCACATAACGCAGCAACGCTGGATGGGCGCGCAAAAAACGCGCAGCCTGTAGCGGTGCTGTCAATCCATGC
This genomic interval from Desulfuromonas thiophila contains the following:
- a CDS encoding EI24 domain-containing protein, with protein sequence MKPPLFIADLVHGLTAPLQAARFLRAHPALLRYVATPFVINVLTFALVFYFGAGLFDELTARYLSGHEGWWWQVLDWLVTLLAALVTLVLVFFSFTLVGNLIAAPFNELLSERTEQLLSGAEADTPFSLRRLLRDAGRSLFDEVRKLSLFVIALVLCLSLALIPLLGAPLSAAGSLLLTLYFLVIEYTGFVFGRKALGFAVQRRFVARRRGLWLGFALAVFALLLVPLIQLLTIPLAVVAATLLCSGLPLQHPPAH